Proteins from a single region of Streptomyces sp. TN58:
- a CDS encoding serine hydrolase domain-containing protein: MDIQGVVAEGFEPVRDAFVRNFEVLGDRGAAVAVYRDGRKVVDLWGGTRDADGTEPWTEDTAQIVRSATKGVAAAVPLLLHQRGLLDLDAPVGTYWPEFKAGGKEGILVRDLLAHRAGIPALDRGLTAAEAADGVSGPRAVAAQRPFWEPGTGHGYHAQTYSWLLSELVLRATGRTLGSVLAEDIAEPLGLDFWIGLPEAEAGRVGRVAPVDPPESAGMLRTRPRRNVSEAYADPASLTRRAFAAIDPLPDENAPAYRAAELPASNGIGTARALARFYGATIGVVEDGARIFTPATTALAARERSAGPDRVLVVNTRFGAGYMLHGPASPLLSPASFGHPGRGGSLAFADPEAGVGFGYVTNALAKSVTADPRAQALVRALRSAL, encoded by the coding sequence GTGGACATCCAGGGTGTGGTGGCGGAGGGCTTCGAGCCCGTCAGAGACGCGTTCGTACGCAACTTCGAGGTGCTCGGGGACCGGGGCGCGGCCGTGGCCGTCTACCGGGACGGCCGCAAGGTCGTCGACCTGTGGGGCGGCACCCGCGACGCCGACGGCACCGAACCGTGGACCGAGGACACCGCGCAGATCGTGCGCTCCGCCACCAAGGGCGTGGCCGCGGCCGTCCCGCTGCTCCTGCACCAGCGCGGACTGCTCGACCTGGACGCGCCGGTCGGCACGTACTGGCCGGAGTTCAAGGCCGGCGGCAAGGAGGGGATCCTCGTACGGGACCTCCTCGCGCACCGCGCGGGCATACCGGCCCTGGACCGCGGGCTGACCGCCGCCGAGGCCGCGGACGGGGTGTCCGGGCCGCGCGCCGTCGCCGCGCAGCGCCCCTTCTGGGAGCCCGGCACCGGGCACGGCTACCACGCGCAGACCTACAGCTGGCTGCTGTCCGAGCTGGTGCTCCGGGCGACCGGTCGCACGCTGGGATCCGTCCTGGCGGAGGACATCGCCGAGCCGCTCGGCCTGGACTTCTGGATCGGCCTGCCGGAGGCGGAGGCCGGCCGGGTGGGCCGGGTGGCACCCGTCGATCCGCCGGAGAGCGCCGGGATGCTGCGGACCAGGCCGCGCAGGAACGTGTCCGAGGCCTACGCCGACCCCGCGTCCCTCACCCGCCGCGCCTTCGCCGCCATCGATCCGCTGCCCGACGAGAACGCCCCCGCCTACCGGGCCGCCGAACTGCCCGCCTCCAACGGCATCGGCACGGCCCGCGCCCTGGCCCGCTTCTACGGGGCCACCATCGGCGTGGTCGAGGACGGCGCCCGGATCTTCACCCCGGCCACCACCGCACTCGCCGCCCGGGAGCGCTCCGCGGGCCCCGACCGGGTCCTGGTCGTCAACACCCGCTTCGGCGCCGGCTACATGCTGCACGGCCCGGCCTCGCCGCTGCTCTCGCCCGCCTCCTTCGGCCACCCCGGCCGCGGCGGCTCCCTGGCCTTCGCCGACCCGGAGGCCGGCGTCGGCTTCGGCTACGTCACCAACGCCCTGGCCAAGTCGGTCACCGCCGACCCCCGCGCCCAGGCCCTGGTACGGGCCCTGCGGTCGGCCCTCTGA
- a CDS encoding energy-coupling factor ABC transporter ATP-binding protein: MDPVTSTPSPVPSLEVTGLAYAYPDGHQALFGVDLTVGRGERVALLGPNGAGKTTLVLHLNGILAGGVGSVAVAGLPVEKRNLAEIRRRVGIVFQDPDDQLFMPTVREDVAFGPAAAGLRGAELEERVTAALDQVGMADFADRPPHHLSFGQRRRVAVATVLAMRPEILVLDEPSSNLDPASRRELADILRSLDVTVLMVTHDLPYALELCPRSVVLSEGVIAADGRTQDLLCDEALMRAHRLELPFGFDPRSVSVA; this comes from the coding sequence ATGGACCCTGTGACCAGTACCCCCTCGCCCGTCCCCTCCCTCGAAGTGACCGGACTCGCCTACGCCTACCCCGACGGCCACCAGGCCCTCTTCGGCGTCGACCTGACCGTCGGGCGCGGCGAGCGGGTCGCCCTGCTCGGCCCCAACGGCGCCGGCAAGACCACCCTCGTCCTGCACCTCAACGGCATCCTCGCCGGCGGGGTCGGCTCGGTGGCCGTGGCCGGGCTCCCCGTGGAGAAGCGCAACCTGGCCGAGATCCGGCGCCGGGTCGGCATCGTCTTCCAGGACCCCGACGACCAGCTGTTCATGCCGACCGTGCGGGAGGACGTGGCCTTCGGACCGGCGGCGGCCGGCCTGCGGGGCGCGGAGCTGGAGGAGCGGGTCACGGCCGCCCTCGACCAGGTCGGCATGGCGGACTTCGCCGACCGGCCGCCCCACCACCTGTCCTTCGGGCAGCGCCGCCGGGTGGCCGTGGCGACCGTACTGGCCATGCGGCCGGAGATCCTGGTCCTGGACGAGCCCTCCTCCAACCTCGACCCCGCCTCGCGCCGCGAGCTGGCCGACATCCTGCGCTCCCTCGACGTGACCGTGCTGATGGTGACCCACGACCTGCCCTACGCGCTGGAGCTGTGCCCGCGCTCGGTCGTCCTCAGCGAGGGCGTCATCGCGGCGGACGGCCGCACCCAGGACCTGCTGTGCGACGAGGCGCTGATGCGGGCCCACCGGCTGGAGCTCCCCTTCGGCTTCGACCCGCGTTCGGTATCGGTGGCATAA
- the cbiQ gene encoding cobalt ECF transporter T component CbiQ, with protein MGAGHAHRLYRPGQSPVHTLPPHCKLAATFGFVLVVVSTPREAVWAFGLYALLLAGVAAAARIPAGLLLRRLLIEVPFVAFAVLMPFVAEGERVEVLGMSLSVSGLWGAWNVLAKGTLGVAASVLLASTTELRALLLGLQRLGLPSLLVQIASFMIRYADVIGDELRRMSVARRSRGFEASGIRHWGVLAKTAGALFIRSYERGERVYLAMVSRGYAGSMPVIDEAVATRGQWAYAAALPVTALAVCLMGWTL; from the coding sequence ATGGGTGCCGGCCACGCCCACAGGCTCTACCGCCCGGGCCAGTCGCCGGTCCACACCCTGCCCCCGCACTGCAAACTGGCCGCGACCTTCGGTTTCGTCCTCGTCGTCGTGTCCACGCCGCGGGAGGCGGTGTGGGCCTTCGGCCTGTACGCCCTCCTCCTCGCCGGGGTCGCCGCCGCGGCCCGGATCCCGGCGGGCCTCCTGCTGCGCAGGCTGCTGATCGAGGTCCCCTTCGTCGCCTTCGCCGTGCTCATGCCCTTCGTCGCCGAGGGCGAGCGGGTCGAGGTACTGGGCATGTCACTCAGCGTCTCCGGCCTGTGGGGCGCCTGGAACGTCCTCGCCAAGGGCACCCTCGGCGTCGCCGCGTCCGTCCTGCTCGCCTCGACCACCGAGTTGCGGGCCCTGCTGCTGGGCCTCCAGCGGCTGGGGCTGCCGTCCCTGCTCGTACAGATCGCCTCCTTCATGATCCGCTACGCCGACGTGATCGGCGACGAGCTGCGCCGCATGTCGGTCGCCCGCCGCTCGCGCGGCTTCGAGGCGAGCGGAATCCGGCACTGGGGAGTGCTGGCGAAGACCGCCGGAGCGCTCTTCATCCGCTCCTACGAACGCGGCGAGCGGGTCTACCTGGCCATGGTCAGCCGCGGTTACGCCGGCTCCATGCCGGTGATCGACGAGGCCGTGGCCACCCGCGGCCAGTGGGCCTACGCGGCCGCGCTCCCGGTGACGGCCCTCGCCGTCTGTCTGATGGGATGGACCCTGTGA
- a CDS encoding energy-coupling factor ABC transporter permease, whose protein sequence is MHVPDGFINAPVSVAAGVAAAAAVAVSLRGARRELDERTAPLAGLVAAFIFAVQMLNFPVAAGTSGHLLGGALAAILVGPYTGVLCVSVVLLMQGILFADGGLTALGVNITVMGVVTVVTAHLLFRGLLRVLPPTRRSVTAAGFVAALLSVPASAAAFTALYAVGGTTDVPLGKVLTAMLGVHVLIGIGEGVITAATVGAVIAVRPDLVHGARGLAAPLKLRVDGVLVDAPAAAPAAASAGAGAGSTKKVWATGLVTALVLAGFVSFYASAAPDGLEKVAADKGIDEKVQEHAAAGSPLADYGVEDVDDARLSGGLAGVIGVGVTVAAGTGIFWAVRRRRTDDPAATTAATSTPVV, encoded by the coding sequence ATGCATGTGCCCGACGGATTCATCAACGCACCCGTGTCGGTGGCCGCCGGAGTGGCGGCGGCCGCGGCGGTGGCCGTCAGCCTCCGCGGCGCCCGCCGCGAACTCGACGAGCGGACCGCGCCGCTCGCGGGACTCGTCGCCGCCTTCATCTTCGCCGTACAGATGCTCAACTTCCCCGTCGCCGCCGGCACCAGTGGCCACCTGCTGGGCGGCGCGCTCGCGGCGATACTCGTCGGCCCCTACACCGGCGTGCTCTGCGTGTCCGTCGTCCTGCTCATGCAGGGCATCCTCTTCGCCGACGGCGGCCTGACCGCCCTCGGCGTGAACATCACCGTCATGGGCGTCGTCACCGTCGTCACCGCGCACCTGCTCTTCCGCGGCCTCCTGCGTGTCCTGCCGCCCACCCGCCGCTCCGTGACCGCGGCGGGCTTCGTGGCGGCCCTGCTCTCGGTACCCGCCTCGGCCGCCGCCTTCACCGCCCTCTACGCCGTCGGCGGCACCACCGACGTCCCCCTCGGCAAGGTGCTCACCGCCATGCTCGGCGTACACGTCCTCATCGGCATCGGCGAGGGCGTCATCACCGCCGCGACCGTGGGCGCCGTGATCGCCGTACGGCCCGACCTGGTGCACGGGGCCCGCGGACTGGCCGCGCCGCTCAAGCTCCGCGTCGACGGCGTCCTCGTCGACGCGCCCGCCGCGGCGCCCGCCGCCGCGTCCGCGGGGGCCGGAGCCGGCTCGACGAAGAAGGTGTGGGCGACCGGCCTGGTCACCGCCCTCGTCCTCGCCGGGTTCGTCTCCTTCTACGCCTCCGCCGCCCCCGACGGCCTGGAGAAGGTCGCCGCCGACAAGGGCATCGACGAGAAGGTCCAGGAGCACGCCGCCGCCGGCTCGCCGCTCGCCGACTACGGCGTCGAGGACGTCGACGACGCCCGCCTCTCCGGCGGCCTCGCCGGCGTCATCGGCGTCGGCGTGACCGTCGCCGCCGGCACCGGGATCTTCTGGGCGGTGCGCCGCCGCCGCACGGACGACCCGGCCGCCACCACCGCCGCGACCTCCACCCCGGTCGTCTGA
- a CDS encoding SsgA family sporulation/cell division regulator — translation MSATAENPPATTTATTTAAPVEERVRARVITDDPLYRAIPVALRFAPAEPLAVRIVFPAGLSPEGTENEWVFPRALLEAGLQAPTGTGDVRVWPCGRVQAVVEFHSPEGVAVVQFDIAALRRFLRRTYAASAPTR, via the coding sequence ATGTCCGCCACCGCCGAGAATCCCCCAGCGACCACGACCGCGACGACGACCGCGGCACCCGTCGAGGAGCGGGTCCGCGCCCGTGTCATCACGGACGACCCCCTCTACCGGGCGATTCCCGTCGCCCTGCGCTTCGCCCCCGCGGAACCCCTGGCCGTCCGGATCGTGTTCCCCGCAGGCCTGTCGCCCGAGGGCACCGAGAACGAGTGGGTCTTCCCCCGGGCCCTGCTCGAAGCGGGCCTCCAGGCTCCGACGGGGACCGGGGACGTACGCGTGTGGCCCTGCGGCCGCGTCCAGGCGGTCGTGGAGTTCCACTCCCCCGAGGGTGTCGCGGTGGTCCAGTTCGACATCGCGGCCCTGCGCCGCTTCCTGCGCCGTACGTACGCCGCCTCCGCCCCCACCCGGTAG
- a CDS encoding MMPL family transporter, whose protein sequence is MATFLYRLGRGAFRRRGLVALLWVALLFAAGFGAASAAAPTSGSFSIPGTEAQKAFDLLDKKFPGMAADGATARIVVKAPEGAKVTDPGPKAEVEKIVNGLKTGPGAEQVASVVNPYEVQAVSQDGSTTYVSAKYTVSGMELKDATRDALKESGDGAKAAGLNVQIGGDALMVAPETGSGEIIGILVAAIVLVITFGSLVAAGLPLLTAIIGVGIGVSSITALANVLDLGNTTATLATMIGLAVGIDYALFIVSRYRAELAEGRERDEAAGRAAGTAGSAVVFAGLTVVIALVGLAVVNIPMLTKMGVAAAGTVVIAVLVALTLVPAILGFAGKKVLPAGQKSRLFGKGKPAGAEKKANGGTRWARFVLRRPVMVLLAGVIGLGVIAVPASKLEMGLPDDGAQPVSTTQRQAYDLLSEGFGPGFNGPLMVVVDGDKALADSTVDRIKGLKGVAAVMPATSNEAGDAAVITVVPKDRPSSTQTEDLVHEIRDGSGDDVLVTGATAMNIDFSQKMNDALLPYLALVVGLAFLLLMLVFRSILVPLKAALGFLLSVVAALGAVVAVFQWGWLGSVFGVEQTGPIMSMMPIFMVGVVFGLAMDYEVFLVTRMREAYVHGERPGQAVVTGFQYSARVVVAAAVIMIAVFAGFIGASEQMVKMIGFGLAVAVFFDAFVVRMAIVPAVLALLGHKAWWLPKWLDRLLPNVDVEGESLRKHLEARTAQGDGPDKDRELVNA, encoded by the coding sequence GTGGCCACCTTCCTCTACCGACTCGGCCGGGGCGCCTTCAGGCGCCGCGGGCTCGTCGCCCTCCTCTGGGTGGCGCTGCTGTTCGCCGCCGGATTCGGCGCCGCCTCCGCGGCCGCCCCGACCTCCGGATCGTTCTCGATACCCGGCACGGAGGCCCAGAAGGCCTTCGACCTGCTGGACAAGAAGTTCCCGGGCATGGCCGCCGACGGCGCCACCGCGCGCATCGTCGTCAAGGCCCCCGAGGGCGCGAAGGTCACCGACCCCGGCCCCAAGGCCGAGGTCGAGAAGATCGTCAACGGGCTGAAGACCGGCCCGGGCGCGGAGCAGGTCGCCTCCGTGGTCAACCCGTACGAGGTGCAGGCCGTCAGCCAGGACGGCTCCACCACCTACGTCAGCGCCAAGTACACCGTCAGCGGCATGGAGTTGAAGGACGCCACCCGCGACGCGCTCAAGGAGTCCGGCGACGGCGCCAAGGCCGCGGGCCTGAACGTGCAGATCGGCGGTGACGCGCTGATGGTGGCCCCCGAGACCGGCTCCGGCGAGATCATCGGCATCCTCGTCGCCGCGATCGTCCTCGTGATCACCTTCGGTTCGCTCGTCGCGGCCGGCCTGCCGCTGCTGACCGCGATCATCGGCGTGGGCATCGGCGTCTCCTCCATCACCGCGCTCGCCAACGTGCTGGACCTCGGCAACACCACCGCCACCCTCGCCACGATGATCGGCCTCGCGGTCGGCATCGACTACGCCCTCTTCATCGTCTCCCGCTACCGCGCGGAGCTCGCCGAGGGCCGCGAACGCGACGAGGCCGCCGGACGGGCCGCCGGAACCGCCGGTTCCGCCGTGGTCTTCGCCGGTCTGACCGTCGTCATCGCCCTCGTGGGCCTGGCCGTCGTGAACATCCCGATGCTGACCAAGATGGGCGTCGCGGCCGCGGGCACCGTGGTCATCGCCGTACTCGTCGCGCTCACCCTGGTCCCGGCCATCCTCGGCTTCGCCGGCAAGAAGGTCCTGCCCGCGGGCCAGAAGAGCAGGCTGTTCGGCAAGGGCAAGCCGGCCGGCGCCGAGAAGAAGGCCAACGGCGGCACCCGCTGGGCCCGTTTCGTCCTGCGCCGCCCCGTCATGGTGCTGCTGGCCGGCGTGATCGGCCTCGGCGTCATCGCCGTCCCGGCGAGCAAGCTGGAGATGGGCCTGCCCGACGACGGCGCCCAGCCGGTCTCCACCACCCAGCGCCAGGCGTACGACCTGCTGTCGGAGGGCTTCGGCCCGGGCTTCAACGGCCCGCTGATGGTGGTCGTCGACGGGGACAAGGCCCTCGCCGACTCCACCGTCGACCGGATCAAGGGTCTGAAGGGCGTCGCCGCGGTCATGCCGGCGACCTCCAACGAGGCGGGCGACGCCGCGGTGATCACCGTCGTCCCGAAGGACCGGCCGTCCTCGACGCAGACCGAGGACCTGGTCCACGAGATCCGCGACGGCAGCGGCGACGACGTCCTCGTCACCGGCGCCACCGCGATGAACATCGACTTCTCGCAGAAGATGAACGACGCGCTGCTGCCCTACCTGGCCCTCGTCGTCGGCCTCGCCTTCCTGCTGCTGATGCTCGTCTTCCGCTCGATCCTGGTCCCCCTCAAGGCGGCCCTCGGCTTCCTGCTCTCGGTCGTCGCGGCCCTGGGCGCGGTCGTCGCGGTCTTCCAGTGGGGCTGGCTCGGCTCGGTCTTCGGGGTGGAGCAGACCGGCCCGATCATGTCGATGATGCCGATCTTCATGGTCGGCGTGGTCTTCGGCCTGGCCATGGACTACGAGGTCTTCCTCGTCACCCGCATGCGCGAGGCGTACGTCCACGGCGAGCGCCCGGGCCAGGCGGTCGTGACCGGCTTCCAGTACAGCGCGCGGGTCGTCGTGGCGGCCGCCGTCATCATGATCGCGGTGTTCGCGGGCTTCATCGGGGCCAGCGAGCAGATGGTCAAGATGATCGGCTTCGGTCTCGCCGTCGCGGTCTTCTTCGACGCCTTCGTCGTCCGCATGGCCATCGTCCCGGCCGTGCTCGCGCTGCTCGGCCACAAGGCCTGGTGGCTGCCCAAGTGGCTGGACCGGCTGCTGCCGAACGTGGACGTGGAGGGTGAGAGCCTGCGCAAGCACCTCGAAGCCCGGACCGCCCAGGGCGACGGACCGGACAAGGACCGCGAGCTGGTCAACGCCTGA
- a CDS encoding TetR/AcrR family transcriptional regulator, translated as MTEAMAARRSRITPERQAELHEAVLDLLRDVGYEALTMDAVAARTKSSKATLYRQWGSKPELVAKALRCTQPVSLREIDTGSLRGDFALMVEHSDDAQMAKDTALMRGLAHAVHESPELHKALRDLLVDPEITGLQVMLQRAVDRGEIAPGCPALGFVPHMLIGAFIALPLIEDRPVDRAFLGDFIDAVVFPALGV; from the coding sequence ATGACCGAGGCGATGGCGGCCCGGCGCAGCCGGATCACCCCCGAACGGCAGGCCGAACTGCACGAGGCGGTCCTCGACCTCCTGCGTGACGTCGGCTACGAGGCGCTGACCATGGACGCGGTCGCCGCCCGTACGAAGTCCAGCAAGGCCACCCTCTACCGCCAGTGGGGGAGCAAGCCGGAGCTGGTCGCCAAGGCCCTGCGATGCACGCAGCCCGTCTCGCTGCGCGAAATCGACACGGGCAGCCTGCGCGGGGACTTCGCGCTCATGGTGGAGCACTCGGACGACGCGCAGATGGCCAAGGACACCGCGCTCATGCGGGGCCTGGCCCATGCGGTCCACGAGAGCCCGGAGCTCCACAAGGCGCTGCGGGACCTCCTGGTCGACCCGGAGATCACCGGGCTGCAGGTGATGCTGCAGCGCGCGGTGGACCGGGGCGAGATCGCCCCGGGGTGCCCGGCGCTGGGCTTCGTACCGCACATGCTCATCGGCGCGTTCATCGCGCTCCCGCTGATCGAGGACCGGCCGGTGGACCGGGCGTTCCTCGGTGACTTCATCGACGCCGTGGTCTTCCCCGCCCTCGGCGTCTGA
- a CDS encoding S41 family peptidase translates to MSHDVAYLRFPHLHDDLLCFATEDDLWVAPLVPDGHTPGRAWRVTVDRTRVGHPRFSPDGRHIAFTTWRSLDPEIHLAPVDGGPARRLTYWGATDTRVCGWDPDGNILAVSSHEQPFSYFSWAYKLPTDGSPGGRLPWGPVSDIQVADVDGEHRSLLLTGKPPHEPAAWKRYRGGAMGRLWLHGRQLLEGLEGHLDAPMFVGGRIAFLSDHEGVGNLYSCLPDGTDLRRHTDHDEFYARHASSDGSRVVYQCAGDLWLVDSLSPDAAPRKLQVRLGGPRAGRRTYQVPAASHVDSLSVDATGRASAVVVRGSLYWLTHRDGPARTIADTPGVRVRLPEMLGSGGQVAYVTDAEGEDAIEIAYLPRASGERQPRRLASGGLGRVTELLADPDGERLAIASNDGRLLLVDATEESDGEVTELIRSVNGPVTDLAFSPDGAWLTWSHPGIGRSLRQIKMARISGPGARTVVDVTNGRFVDENPVFTRDGRYLAFLSWRGFDPVYDVHTGDLSFPLGCRPYLVPLSSATPSPFALSAEGRPAAGGLDPGEGESENTGEGGTVTVEVEGLESRVTPFPVSASKYSALYPVHGGGLVWLRWPISGALGETFANPNDVSGKPTLEHFDLTKARKSELASGLDWFAVSGDGTRLVINDDGDLRAVPATESGDGDSTVYLDLRRILHEVDPAAEWRQAFEEAGRIIRAYFWEPNLCGIDWDGILRQYRPLVERVASPDEFADLLREVLGELGTSHAYVSPARRNEGPPHYQRAIGLLGANLVPRDGTWVVRRILPGESSDSKARSPLAGTGIREGAVLTHVDGRPVDPVTGPYPLLAGAGGTTVELTFQPEEGSGRSRRVAVVPLIDERPLRYQDWVAKRRQVVRELSGGRCGYLHIPDMGGSGWAQFNRDLRVEMSRPALIVDVRGNAGGHISELVVEKLTRSILGWDLTRDAQPVSYASDAPRGPIVALADEATSSDGDMITAAFKLLGLGPVVGQRTWGGVVGMTGRHTLGDGTVITVPMNAAWFPEYGWSVENHGVEPDFETLRTPLDWAEGRHAGMDDAVHLALELLEQDPAAMPPGYTDVPDRRRPKLPPRE, encoded by the coding sequence GTGAGTCACGACGTCGCGTACCTCCGATTCCCGCACCTGCACGACGACCTCCTGTGTTTCGCCACCGAGGACGACCTCTGGGTCGCCCCGCTGGTGCCCGACGGCCACACACCCGGGCGGGCCTGGCGGGTCACCGTGGACCGGACCCGGGTCGGCCACCCCCGCTTCTCCCCCGACGGCCGCCACATCGCCTTCACCACCTGGCGCAGCCTCGACCCCGAGATCCACCTGGCGCCCGTCGACGGCGGCCCCGCCCGCCGCCTGACCTACTGGGGCGCCACCGACACCCGCGTCTGCGGATGGGACCCCGACGGCAACATCCTGGCGGTCTCCTCGCACGAACAGCCGTTCTCCTACTTCTCCTGGGCCTACAAACTGCCCACCGACGGCAGCCCCGGCGGCCGCCTGCCCTGGGGGCCGGTGTCCGACATCCAGGTCGCCGACGTCGACGGCGAGCACAGGAGCCTGCTGCTCACCGGCAAGCCGCCGCACGAGCCCGCGGCCTGGAAGCGCTACCGGGGCGGCGCCATGGGCCGGCTCTGGCTGCACGGGCGCCAGCTCCTGGAAGGCCTCGAAGGACACCTGGACGCCCCGATGTTCGTCGGCGGCCGGATCGCCTTCCTCTCCGACCACGAGGGCGTCGGCAACCTCTACTCCTGCCTGCCCGACGGCACCGACCTGCGCCGCCACACCGACCACGACGAGTTCTACGCCCGGCACGCCTCCAGCGACGGCTCCCGGGTCGTCTACCAGTGCGCCGGGGACCTCTGGCTCGTCGACTCCCTGTCCCCCGACGCCGCTCCGCGCAAGCTCCAGGTCCGCCTCGGCGGCCCGCGCGCCGGCCGGCGCACCTACCAGGTGCCGGCCGCCAGCCACGTCGACTCGCTCTCCGTGGACGCCACCGGGCGGGCCAGCGCGGTCGTGGTGCGCGGCAGCCTGTACTGGCTGACCCACCGCGACGGCCCGGCCCGGACCATCGCCGACACCCCGGGCGTACGGGTGCGGCTGCCGGAGATGCTGGGCAGCGGCGGACAGGTCGCCTACGTCACCGACGCCGAGGGCGAGGACGCGATCGAGATCGCCTACCTGCCCCGGGCCTCCGGGGAGCGGCAGCCGCGCCGGCTGGCGTCGGGCGGGCTGGGCCGGGTGACCGAACTGCTCGCGGACCCGGACGGGGAGCGCCTCGCCATCGCCTCGAACGACGGACGGCTGCTGCTCGTCGACGCGACGGAGGAGTCCGACGGCGAGGTCACCGAGCTGATCCGGTCCGTCAACGGTCCCGTCACCGACCTGGCCTTCTCCCCCGACGGGGCCTGGCTGACCTGGTCGCACCCGGGGATCGGGCGCTCGCTGCGGCAGATCAAGATGGCCCGCATCTCCGGGCCCGGCGCGCGCACCGTCGTCGACGTCACCAACGGCCGCTTCGTCGACGAGAATCCGGTCTTCACCCGCGACGGGCGCTACCTGGCCTTCCTGTCCTGGCGCGGCTTCGACCCGGTGTACGACGTGCACACCGGCGACCTGTCCTTCCCGCTGGGCTGCCGCCCGTACCTGGTGCCGCTGTCCTCCGCGACCCCCTCGCCCTTCGCGCTGTCCGCCGAGGGAAGGCCCGCGGCGGGCGGACTGGACCCGGGCGAGGGCGAGTCGGAGAACACGGGCGAGGGCGGCACCGTGACCGTGGAGGTGGAGGGGCTGGAGAGCCGGGTCACCCCCTTCCCGGTCAGTGCGTCCAAGTACTCGGCCCTGTACCCCGTCCACGGCGGCGGGCTGGTCTGGCTGCGCTGGCCGATCTCGGGCGCGCTCGGGGAGACCTTCGCCAACCCCAACGACGTCAGCGGCAAGCCCACCCTGGAGCACTTCGACCTGACGAAGGCCCGCAAGAGCGAACTGGCCTCGGGGCTGGACTGGTTCGCGGTGAGCGGCGACGGAACCCGGCTGGTGATCAACGACGACGGAGACCTGCGCGCGGTCCCCGCGACCGAGTCCGGTGACGGCGACTCCACGGTCTACCTGGACCTGCGGCGCATCCTGCACGAGGTGGACCCGGCGGCCGAGTGGCGCCAGGCCTTCGAGGAGGCCGGGCGGATCATCCGCGCCTACTTCTGGGAGCCGAACCTGTGCGGCATCGACTGGGACGGGATCCTGCGCCAGTACCGCCCCCTGGTCGAACGGGTCGCCTCACCCGACGAGTTCGCCGACCTGCTGCGCGAGGTCCTCGGCGAGCTCGGCACCTCCCATGCCTACGTCTCCCCCGCCCGCCGCAACGAGGGCCCGCCGCACTACCAGCGGGCCATCGGCCTGCTCGGCGCCAACCTGGTCCCCCGGGACGGGACATGGGTGGTCCGCAGGATCCTGCCCGGCGAGTCCTCCGACTCCAAGGCCCGCTCCCCGCTGGCCGGTACCGGCATCCGGGAGGGCGCGGTGCTCACCCACGTCGACGGCCGGCCCGTGGACCCGGTCACCGGCCCCTACCCGCTGCTTGCGGGGGCGGGCGGCACCACGGTCGAGCTGACGTTCCAGCCGGAGGAGGGCTCGGGCCGCTCCCGCCGGGTCGCCGTCGTCCCGCTGATCGACGAGCGGCCGCTGCGCTACCAGGACTGGGTTGCCAAGCGCCGGCAGGTGGTCCGGGAGCTCAGCGGCGGCCGGTGCGGCTACCTCCACATCCCCGACATGGGCGGCTCGGGCTGGGCCCAGTTCAACCGCGACCTGCGCGTGGAGATGTCCCGGCCCGCGCTGATCGTGGACGTACGCGGCAACGCGGGCGGCCACATCAGCGAGCTGGTGGTGGAGAAGCTGACCCGGTCCATCCTCGGCTGGGACCTGACGCGCGACGCGCAGCCCGTCAGCTACGCCTCCGACGCGCCCCGCGGCCCGATCGTGGCACTGGCCGACGAGGCGACCTCCTCGGACGGGGACATGATCACCGCGGCGTTCAAACTGCTGGGCCTGGGCCCGGTGGTGGGCCAGCGCACCTGGGGCGGGGTGGTCGGCATGACGGGCCGGCACACTCTCGGCGACGGCACGGTGATCACGGTGCCGATGAACGCCGCCTGGTTCCCCGAGTACGGCTGGTCGGTGGAGAACCACGGTGTGGAACCGGACTTCGAGACCCTGCGCACCCCGCTGGACTGGGCGGAGGGGCGGCACGCCGGGATGGACGACGCCGTGCACCTGGCGCTGGAGCTGCTCGAACAGGACCCGGCCGCGATGCCGCCCGGCTACACGGACGTACCGGACCGGCGTCGTCCGAAGCTGCCGCCGCGTGAGTGA